From one Colletotrichum destructivum chromosome 3, complete sequence genomic stretch:
- a CDS encoding Putative ribonuclease II/R, nucleic acid-binding, DIS3-like exonuclease 2 → MEQQQQQQQQQQPPQPQQPASGVPGPTGRRLHIAHRRSPSELTPLMSMFANPGMEQLAIQQQIELLQQQQQQIQATQQQYMNMGMMPPTQQLGPGGAFNPLQQGMAPQGGFQFPQQLPQQNVSMGGPPTQPMSHRRNQSALPNMGMGPPPAPSSGASGSNFNDAATAAPGRENSGGRGGRGGGAGGGHQRRHSLALADAKKAAEIAQQKRTTSGFQFPMSGPSNETGADGGASAPAPAPAQSEAPIAQGTSAGRGRGGHGRSQSMAVNGRGGGGAGRGGFSGDSSQNDFGRRGSATGGGHARTGSRNFDGNWRNQGGNQGQDQGGFQPGHRTRGSINQSISNIGAFQYPGQPQLMQMPGSMLPMGMYPGQQLNPMQIQQLQALQAAQMNGQQFVGLQGSQHAGQLGGNQQQQQQRKTLFTPYLPQATLPALLGDGQLVSGILRVNKKNRSDAYVSTQDGLLDADIFICGSKDRNRALEGDLVAVELLDVDEVWSQKREKEEKKKRKDITDTRSGSTNGQSQSSGNNDDNTQQEGGIRRRGSLRQRPTQKKNDDVEVEGQSLLLVEEEEINDEAKPLYAGHIVAVIERVAGQMFSGNLGLLRPSSQATKEKQEAERAARDGGNNRHHDNRSQEKPKIVWFKPTDKRVPLIAIPTEQAPRDFVEKHQDYADRIFVACIKRWPITSLHPFGTLVEQLGRMGDLKVETDALLRDNNFSSDEFSEAVLRSVGLQDWSLDKEDEAALAARRDFRDEKVVTLDLNGSPELANAIHIKTQPDGKIDIGIHIPDVTHFVKPNSLIDREAKKRGTAVHLVNRTCALLPPKIGGEVCSLAPGEERLAVSVLFRVNPHNGSVAEGDAWVGKSIIKSTAKITIDEIDAALNGQADWKHESIQLKDVQILNAVAQKFTEARLGAGGEPIAPLRLLQQLDDENIPIKHNIFDSTPATELVEELMHKANSYVAQRLAQALPEKALLRRQGPPNARRLQTFADRMNAIGYEVETSGSGSLHNSLFKVDDADVRKGMETLVLKSMQRARYFIAGKTAKQLWPHYALNLPLYTHFTSPTRRYADIIVHRQLEAALSDGKIEYTEDLESLVKTIESCNTKKDSAQNAQEQSIHIESCREMDKKRQEVNGDLITEGIVLCVYESAFDVLIPEWGFEKRVHCDQLPLKKAEFRKEKRVLELYWEKGVPSSAYVPEDERPKAAASVRNANAMAAARQAEAAERAKKEREEAARKQTETGTISTDDVDALFDDDDDNASDITEAMAGASLAERPTQSVPGSPTRSDAKPLQRTRSDSKVPAPEAPETRLSNKEKYLKLFKLREEGGEYIQDVTEMTRVPVILKTDLSKSPPCLTIRSLNPYAL, encoded by the exons atggagcagcagcagcaacagcagcagcagcagcagccgccgcagccgcagcagcctGCGAGCGGCGTACCGGGCCCgaccggccgccgccttcacATTGCACACAGGAGAAGCCCCTCCGAGCTGACTCCGTTGATGAGCATGTTTGCCAACCCGGGTA TGGAACAGCTAGCCATCCAGCAGCAGATTGAGTtgttgcagcagcagcagcagcagatccAAGCTACTCAGCAACAATACATGAACATGGGCATGATGCCCCCCACGCAGCAGCTCGGCCCAGGTGGTGCATTCAACCCCCTGCAGCAGGGCATGGCGCCGCAGGGCGGCTTCCAGTTCCCCCAACAGCTTCCGCAGCAGAATGTTTCCATGGGAGGACCTCCTACCCAGCCAATGTCACATCGCCGTAATCAGTCGGCACTTCCCAACATGGGAATGGGCCCGCCTCCCGCTCCCTCGTCGGGTGCCTCCGGCTCCAACTTCAACGATGCCGCTACCGCTGCTCCCGGCAGGGAAAACTCCGGTGGTCGCGGAGGtcgcggcggtggcgccgggGGGGGTCATCAACGACGTCATTCCCTCGCCCTTGCCGatgcgaagaaggcggcagAGATCGCCCAGCAAAAGCGTACCACATCGGGCTTTCAGTTCCCCATGTCCGGTCCCTCCAACGAGACCGGTGCCGATGGTggcgcctccgcccccgcccccgctcCGGCCCAATCCGAGGCCCCAATTGCCCAGGGTACTAGCGCCGGTCGCGGACGCGGTGGACACGGCCGCAGCCAGAGCATGGCTGTCAACGGccgtggtggcggcggcgctggccgcGGCGGCTTCTCTGGCGACTCCAGCCAGAACGACTTCGGTCGCCGAGGCAGCGCGACCGGTGGCGGCCACGCCAGAACCGGCTCTCGTAACTTTGATGGCAACTGGCGCAACCAGGGCGGCAACCAGGGTCAGGATCAAGGTGGCTTCCAGCCCGGCCACCGCACTCGTGGCTCCATCAACCAGTCCATCTCCAATATTGGAGCTTTCCAGTACCCCGGTCAGCCTCAGCTGATGCAGATGCCCGGTTCCATGCTTCCTATGGGCATGTACCCCGGTCAGCAGCTGAACCCCATGCAGATTCAGCAGCTGCAGGCCCTTCAGGCTGCGCAAATGAATGGCCAGCAGTTCGTTGGTCTACAGGGTAGTCAGCATGCTGGCCAGCTTGGTGGaaaccagcagcagcaacagcagagAAAGACCCTTTTCACCCCCTATCTCCCCCAGGCTACTCTCCCggctctcctcggcgacgggcagCTCGTGTCTGGTATCCTCCGCGTGAACAAGAAGAACCGCAGCGACGCCTACGTTTCCACCCAGGACGGTTTGCTCGATGCCGATATCTTTATTTGTGGTAGCAAGGATCGCAACCGTGCTCTCGAGGGCGAtctggtcgccgtcgagctcctcgacgtcgacgaggtctgGTCGCAGAAGcgcgagaaggaagagaagaagaagcgtAAGGACATTACTGATACCCGCTCTGGATCGACCAACGGACAGAGTCAGTCATCCGGTAACAACGATGACAACACTCAGCAAGAGGGCGGCATCCGCCGCCGGGGTAGTCTGCGCCAGCGCCCTacccagaagaagaacgacgacgtcgaagtCGAGGGCCAGAGCCTGCTTCtcgtcgaagaggaggaaatcaacgacgaggccaagccCCTCTATGCTGGCCACATCGTGGCCGTCATCGAGCGTGTCGCTGGCCAGATGTTCTCGGGTAACCTTGGCTTGCTCCGACCCAGCAGCCAGGCtaccaaggagaagcaggaggccgagagaGCCGCCAGAGATGGTGGCAACAACCGTCACCACGACAACCGCTCTCAGGAGAAGCCCAAGATTGTTTGGTTCAAGCCTACCGACAAGCGCGTGCCGCTCATTGCCATCCCCACCGAGCAGGCGCCCCGCGACTTCGTCGAGAAGCACCAGGACTATGCCGATCGCATTTTCGTGGCCTGCATCAAGCGCTGGCCCATCACTTCGCTGCACCCTTTCGGTaccctcgtcgagcagctgggCCGCATGGGCGACCTCAAGGTGGAGACCGACGCTCTTCTGCGCGACAACAACTTTTCCTCGGACGAGTTCTCCGAGGCTGTGCTGCGCAGCGTTGGTCTGCAGGACTGGTCTCTTGACAAGGAAGATGAGGCTGCTTTGGCTGCTCGTCGGGACTTCCGTGACGAGAAGGTTGTTACGCTCGACCTGAACGGTTCTCCTGAGCTTGCCAACGCCATCCACATCAAGACCCAGCCTGATGGCAAGATCGATATTGGTATCCACATTCCAGATGTCACTCACTTTGTCAAGCCGAACTCGCTGATTGAccgcgaggccaagaagcgtGGCACTGCTGTTCACTTGGTCAACCGGACCTGCGCCCTGCTCCCCCCCAAgatcggcggcgaggtttGTTCTCTAGCCCCTGGCGAAGAGCGCCTTGCCGTCAGTGTGCTCTTCCGCGTCAACCCCCACAACGGCTCCGTTGCGGAGGGTGATGCCTGGGTGGGCAAGAGTATCATTAAGAGCACTGCCAAGATCACCATTGATGAAATTGACGCTGCTCTCAACGGCCAGGCTGACTGGAAACATGAGTCCATCCAGCTTAAGGATGTTCAGATCCTCAAC GCTGTCGCCCAAAAGTTTACCGAGGCTCGTCTGGGTGCTGGTGGCGAGCCCATTGCCCCCCTCAGGCTTCTGCAGCAGCTTGACGATGAGAACATCCCCATCAAGCACAACATCTTTGACTCGACTCCCGCAACGGAGCTCGTTGAGGAGCTCATGCACAAGGCCAACAGCTATGTTGCCCAGCGTCTCGCTCAGGCTCTCCCTGAGAAGGCTCTccttcgtcgacaaggcccACCCAACGCCCGACGCCTGCAGACCTTCGCTGATCGCATGAACGCGATTGGCTACGAGGTCGAGACGTctggcagcggcagcctgCACAACAGCCTTttcaaggtcgacgacgccgatgtcCGTAAGGGGATGGAGACGCTCGTTCTCAAGTCGATGCAACGTGCCCGATACTTCATTGCTGGCAAGACGGCCAAGCAGCTGTGGCCTCATTATGCCCTCAACCTACCTCTGTACACTCATTTCACCAGCCCCACCCGGCGCTACGCTGATATCATCGTCCATCGCCAGCTCGAGGCTGCGCTATCCGATGGCAAAATCGAGTACACGGAAGACCTCGAGAGCCTCGTCAAGACCATTGAGTCTTGCAACACCAAGAAGGACTCTGCGCAGAACGCCCAGGAGCAGAGCATTCACATTGAGTCCTGCCGCGAGATGGACAAGAAGCGACAGGAGGTCAACGGTGATCTCATCACTGAAGGTATCGTCCTTTGCGTGTATGAGTCGGCCTTCGACGTTCTCATTCCCGAATGGGGCTTCGAAAAGCGCGTGCACTGTGATCAGCTCCCTCTCAAGAAGGCTGAGTTCagaaaggagaagagagTGCTCGAGCTCTATTGGGAGAAGGGCGTGCCGAGCTCTGCCTATGTGCCCGAAGATGAGCGCCCCAAGGCTGCCGCGTCCGTTAGAaacgccaacgccatggCTGCCGCTCGTCAAGCGGAAGCCGCGGAGCGtgccaagaaggagagagaggaggccGCGCGTAAGCAGACGGAGACGGGCACCATCTccaccgacgacgtcgatgcgctcttcgacgacgatgacgacaacgCGTCTGACATCACCGAGGCCATGGCCGGCGCCTCGTTGGCCGAGAGGCCCACGCAGAGCGTTCCCGGCTCGCCGACTCGATCCGATGCTAAGCCTCTGCAGCGCACGAGATCCGACTCCAAGGTTCCTGCGCCGGAGGCTCCCGAGACCCGCCTGTCGAACAAGGAGAAGTATCTCAAGCTCTTCAAGCTGCgcgaggagggaggcgagTACATTCAAGACGTGACGGAGATGACCAGGGTTCCTGTGATTCTTAAGACCGATCTCTCCAAGAGCCCACC TTGCTTGACTATTCGCTCTTTGAACCCCTACGCCCTGTAA
- a CDS encoding Putative mRNA export factor GLE1, GLE1-like superfamily, producing MAHSSPSRRSQLNGHVNSSPERSFGADFLAENRNSELSHRDALAAAQLEHERVRLAALRVYEVHQLQEEKQRLEAEQRRIAQLQREEEERLKAEAAVRAEQQRLRELKAKQIPQLPPEPEPEPPKPEPKKPQEPHVNGTTERTAAQTETSVAAVAKTQPAPLTGAPAPALQAAKAPPTVPSPPTAKEPSAPPAQANGLLTRPAEPAQPKPVTQAAAPAPATLPTADRYTEIHQALKKLRRDVETLSKQPGSPLKGKLGDMRRQIRKSIGQLTAGKGANVTPINTINGALRESLDGRVPSPLVDANTYVQQNREPVEGAVNNGPQLPALFIYLLNILAKAIIQQFANEGGANPKSAEPVGIVTAQIFSNKDYQWRGGSMIDILIAKFRVACPVLFGSRGSDKTENGRRAIGWKKENDNWIPEQSHNDRMTGLGAGFAAIALRDFSKASKTNPYPPTNYWKAMAQIVNSPPQLVSNTQYVVLKSMIDGHEQRFINFYGNAAIAALRMALVEFPKKAPPGATAAQALQVLADVLRRDSGLEVA from the exons ATGGCGCATTCGTCTCCCTCGCGGAGGAGCCAGCTGAATGGCCATGTCAATTCAAGCCCCGAGCGCTCCTTCGGcgccgacttcctcgccgagaaTCGGAACTCGGAGCTAAGCCATCGCGACGCCCTCGCTGCTGCCCAGCTCGAACACGAGCGCGTTCGCCTCGCTGCGTTGAGAGTCTACGAGGTGCATCAACTgcaggaagagaagcaaAGGCTGGAGGCTGAGCAAAGAAGGATAGCACAGTTGCAacgagaggaagaggaacggctcaaggccgaggccgcggtGCGCGCCGAGCAGCAGAGACTCAGAGAACTCAAGGCGAAGCAGATCCCTCAGCTGCCACCCGAGCCCGAACCCGAACCGCCCAAGCCGGAGCCCAAGAAGCCGCAAGAGCCTCACGTCAATGGCACGACCGAGCGAACGGCCGCTCAAACCGAAACCTCTGTTGCGGCAGTCGCGAAAACACAGCCAGCTCCCTTGACGGGTGCACCGGCACCAGCTCTGCAGGCCGCGAAGGCTCCTCCCACCGTCCCTTCGCCACCGACTGCGAAAGAACCATCTGCTCCGCCTGCCCAAGCCAATGGGCTTTTGACAAGGCCTGCCGAGCCTGCGCAACCCAAGCCCGTCACTCAAGCagccgcgcccgcgcccgccaCTTTGCCTACCGCCGACCGATACACCGAGATACACCAAGCTCTCAAGAAACTGAGAAGGGATGTTGAGACTCTGTCGAAACAACCTGGGTCCCCATTGAAGGGCAAGCTGGGAGACATGCGCAGGCAGATCAGGAAGTCTATTGGGCAACTGACAGCCGGCAAGGGTGCAAACGTTACTCCC atcaacaccatcaacgGCGCTCTGCGCGAGTCTCTTGATGGGAGAGTACCTTCGCCTCTTGTTGACGCAAACACCTACGTTCAGCAGAACAGAGAACCAGTCGAAGGTGCTGTTAATAACGGCCCGCAGCTGCCAGCGCTGTTCATCTATCTCCTCAACATCCTCGCAAAGGCGATTATTCAGCAGTTCGCCAACGAAGGCGGTGCGAATCCTAAGTCGGCCGAGCCGGTCGGCATCGTGACTGCCCAGATCTTCTCCAACAAAGATTACCAATGGCGCGGGGGGTCCATGATTGATATTCTCATCGCCAAGTTCCGCGTGGCTTGCCCAGTTTTGTTCGGCTCTAGGGGAAGCGACAAGACCGAGAATGGCCGCAGGGCCATCggctggaagaaggagaacgaCAATTGGATCCCCGAGCAGTCGCACAACGATAGGATGACGGGCCTTGGTGCCGGTTTCGCGGCCATCGCATTGCGAGATTTCAGCAAGGCCTCCAAGACGAACCCTTACCCCCCCACCAATTACTGGAAGGCCATGGCGCAGATCGTCaactcgccgccgcagctcGTCTCCAACACCCAGTACGTCGTGCTCAAGTCCATGATTGACGGCCACGAGCAGCGCTTTATCAACTTCTACGGCAACGcagccatcgccgccctgcgTATGGCCCTGGTAGAGTTTCCAAAGAAGGCTCCGCCGGGCGCCACTGCTGCCCAGGCGCTGCAGGTTCTGGCTGACGTGTTACGACGAGACTCCGGCCTAGAAGTGGCGTAG
- a CDS encoding Putative target SNARE coiled-coil domain, syntaxin 6, with amino-acid sequence MMSSANEEDPFLQVQQDVLAQLDSTRPLFTSYLRIRSLSTSPTSPELASARSDLASALESLAEDLADLVESVKAVESDPSAFGLSPSEITRRKRLVQDVGGEVEDMREELAKKLGDASSSSKGKSGADSDLPDPSSFAIADGDDRDRGGEDYAAEFEQQQQLEMMREQDTHLDGVFQTVGNLRRQADDMGRELEEQREMLEVVDSVADRVGGRLQTGVQKLQYVMRRNEDRLSSCCIAVLIFVLIVLLVLLLIL; translated from the exons ATGATGTCCTCCGCCAACGAGGAGGATCCCTTCCTCCAGGTCCAACA AGATGTCCTCGCCCAGCTGGACTCGACCCGGCCCCTCTTCACCTCGTACCTCCGCATCCGCTCCCTCTCTACGTCCCCGACCTCTCCCGAGCTCGCCTCCGCCCGCTCCGACCTCGCATCCGCACTCGAGTCGCTagccgaggacctcgccgacctcgtcgagtccgtcaaggccgtcgagtcAGACCCCTCCGCCTTCGGCCTCTCCCCTTCGGAAATCACCAGACGCAAACGCCTCGTCCaggatgtcggcggcgaggttgaagacatgcgcgaggagctcgccaagaagctgggcgacgcctcctcatcttccaaGGGGAAATCCGGCGCCGACTCGGACCTCCCCGACCCGAGCTCCTTCGCCATCGCTGATGGCGACGACCGcgaccgcggcggcgaggattacgcggccgagttcgagcagcagcagcagctcgagatGATGCGCGAGCAGGACAcccacctcgacggcgtgTTCCAGACGGTCGGCAACCTGCGCCGCCAGGCCGACGACATGGgccgcgagctcgaggagcagcgcgAGATGcttgaggtcgtcgacagcgTCGCGGaccgcgtcggcggccgcctaCAGACGGGCGTCCAGAAGCTGCAGTACGTCATGCGTCGCAATGAGGACCGCCTGAGTAGCTGCTGCATCGCCGTGCTCATTTTTGTGCTGATTGTGTTACTGGTGTTGTTATTGATCTTGTGA
- a CDS encoding Putative Methyltransferase domain-containing protein codes for MIPEKPLPCSDEFASPDAYVAALLEFATTTDIFQILCGGVHVLDFFTNESGLFAQILPQEWQPFLLSYDTGALLDMLMRDDLDALRLDSMDHAPPPSFLEYIRSVRRLSLRRTFSPSSQAEARPPPKLSRSVAVGMKPKKVHEVSHFARYVDSLAGAISSRWGKETTHFVDFGSGQNYLGRTLALPPYNRHVVAVEGREHNIDGAKGLDVLSGLASKEVVMRNKKLWLQMQADRLGTEAVRNVPSKPSTDAVEDFDFRPIKELEPQYNRALGKGSVSYVVGRLESGDLTEVIGRIEKEVLPEEEDKELKMMAVSIHSCGNLSHYGIRSLVMNPAIHSVAIVGCCYNLLTEKLGPPTYKYTYARPSLQALNGRVVRESARHDPEGFPLSETLSTYKGEGVRMNITARMMACQAPQNWTQTESDDFFTRHLFRAVLQKIFLDRGVINKVYHRGADDNEAASDENGDARPDESPFNTSTNPVIIGSLRKACYRSLKDYVRGAVAKLTTNREYSQYSDVIRDKMAGISDEDIAAYERDYLCRKKEVAAVWSLMAFSATVVESLIVTDRWLFLREHTDVVRDCWVETVFDYKESPRNMVVVGIKK; via the coding sequence ATGATACCAGAGAAGCCCCTCCCGTGCTCCGACGAGTTCGCCTCGCCGGATGCCTATgtcgcggcgctcctcgaGTTTGCGACCACGACGGACATATTCCAGATTCTCTGTGGCGGCGTTCACGTTCTCGACTTCTTCACAAATGAATCAGGCCTCTTCGCCCAGATCCTCCCGCAGGAGTGGCAGCCCTTCTTGCTGTCATATGACACTGGCGCCCTCCTAGACATGCTCATGCGGGACGATCTCGACGCCCTCCGGCTGGACTCCATGGATCATGCGCCGCCACCAAGCTTCTTGGAGTACATCCGCAGCGTGCGCCGTCTCTCCCTGCGCAGgaccttctcgccctcgtcccaggccgaggcgaggccgccgccgaagctCTCGcgctccgtcgccgtcggcatgaAACCCAAGAAGGTGCATGAGGTCTCCCACTTCGCTCGCTACGTCGACTCCCTCGCGGGCGCTATCTCGTCCCGCTGGGGAAAGGAGACGACGCACTTTGTCGACTTTGGCAGCGGCCAGAACTACCTCGGCCGCACcctggcgctgccgccgtacAACcgccacgtcgtcgccgtcgagggccgcgagcACAACATCGACGGCGCAAAGGGTCTTGACGTCCTCTCCGGCCTGGCGAGCAAAGAGGTCGTCATGCGCAACAAGAAGCTCTGGCTGCAGATGCAGGCCGACAGGCTCGGCACGGAGGCCGTCAGGAACGTGCCCAGCAAGCCCTcgaccgacgccgtcgaagaCTTTGACTTCCGCCCcatcaaggagctcgagccGCAGTACAACCGCGCGCTGGGCAAGGGATCCGTGTCGTACGTCGTTGGCCGGCTGGAGAGCGGCGACCTGACGGAGGTCATCGGGCGCATCGAAAAGGAGGTGCtcccggaggaggaggacaaggagctcaagaTGATGGCCGTGTCGATCCACTCGTGCGGCAACCTCTCGCACTACGGCATCCGCTCGCTCGTCATGAACCCGGCCATTCACTCGGTTGCCATCGTCGGCTGCTGCTACAATCTCCTGACGGAGAAGCTCGGCCCTCCGACGTACAAGTACACCTATGCGCGGCCCAGCCTACAGGCCCTCAACGGCCGCGTGGTCCGCGAGTCCGCGCGACACGACCCGGAGGGCTTCCCCCTCAGCGAGACTCTGTCCACGTacaagggcgagggcgtgcGCATGAACATCACGGCGCGCATGATGGCCTGCCAGGCGCCGCAGAACTGGACGCAGACCGAGAGCGACGACTTCTTCACACGGCATCTGTTCCGCGCGGTCCTGCAAAAAATCTTCCTCGACCGCggcgtcatcaacaaggtcTACCACCGCGGCGCGGATGACAACGAAGCCGCCagcgacgagaacggcgacgcACGCCCTGATGAGTCCCCCTTCAACACCAGCACGAACCCAGTCATCATCGGCTCGCTGCGCAAGGCGTGCTACAGGTCCCTCAAGGACTACGTCCGCGGCGCTGTGGCCAAGCTGACGACGAACCGCGAGTACAGCCAGTACAGCGACGTCATCCGTGACAAGATGGCGGgcatctcggacgaggacatTGCCGCGTACGAGCGGGATTACTTGTgccgcaagaaggaggtGGCGGCAGTGTGGAGCCTGATGGCCTTCAGCGCGACCGTGGTCGAGTCACTCATCGTCACGGACCGCTGGCTGTTCCTGCGGGAGCacaccgacgtcgtccgggACTGCTGGGTCGAAACCGTCTTCGACTACAAGGAGAGCCCGAGGAATATGGTGGTCGTGGGAATCAAGAAATAG